A genomic segment from Halogeometricum sp. S3BR5-2 encodes:
- a CDS encoding TspO/MBR family protein codes for MEIRESIRRRPVVEWAAWVLLSELAGVVGGVATASAVGTWYATLAQPSFAPSSWVFGPVWTALYALMGTAAFLVSRSADPRARTALYAFVGHLLLNAAWSFAFFGLRSTLYGLVVIVPLLGAVAAVTALFGRVDRRAAILMLPYLGWVAFATALNYRFWALN; via the coding sequence ATGGAGATACGCGAGTCCATCCGGCGGAGACCCGTCGTCGAGTGGGCGGCATGGGTACTGCTCTCGGAACTGGCCGGCGTCGTCGGCGGCGTCGCGACGGCGTCGGCCGTCGGAACGTGGTACGCGACGCTCGCGCAACCGTCGTTCGCCCCGTCGAGTTGGGTGTTCGGACCCGTGTGGACGGCGCTGTACGCCCTCATGGGGACGGCGGCGTTCCTCGTCTCTCGCTCCGCGGACCCGCGCGCCCGAACGGCGCTGTACGCCTTCGTCGGCCACCTCCTCCTCAACGCGGCGTGGTCGTTCGCGTTCTTCGGCCTGCGGTCGACGCTGTACGGCCTCGTCGTCATCGTCCCTCTCCTCGGCGCCGTCGCCGCGGTGACCGCCCTGTTCGGACGCGTCGACCGCCGGGCCGCGATTCTCATGCTGCCGTACCTCGGGTGGGTGGCGTTCGCGACGGCGCTCAACTACCGGTTCTGGGCGCTAAACTGA